From Piliocolobus tephrosceles isolate RC106 chromosome 16, ASM277652v3, whole genome shotgun sequence, the proteins below share one genomic window:
- the SEBOX gene encoding homeobox protein SEBOX: protein MEGSGVGTALAWPSGTLPCASSMASPVDASSADGGSGLGSHQRKRTTFSKGQLLELERVFAAWPYPDISTHEHLAQVTRLPEAKIQVWFQNCQTKRIKNRKSRSLSPGPESPQSSCSLPDTFQQSWDPQIPGQPPPSSSTPQCTSVCQYTSCPAPGLGPGQGWEGTKAVAPRGPAGASEVHPFLEPATPQTSLGSLSDLI from the exons ATGGAGGGGTCTGGTGTGGGCACAGCCCTGGCATGGCCCTCTGGCACCTTACCCTGTGCCAGCTCCATGGCCAGCCCTGTGGATGCATCCTCAGCAG ACGGTGGCAGTGGGTTGGGTTCCCACCAGAGAAAGCGGACCACCTTCAGCAAAGGGCAGCTGCTGGAGCTGGAGAGGGTGTTTGCAGCATGGCCCTACCCCGACATCAGCACCCATGAGCACCTGGCCCAGGTCACTCGCCTTCCTGAGGCCAAGATACAG GTGTGGTTCCAGAACTGCCAGACCAAAAGAATCAAGAACAGGAAGTCAAGAAGTCTAAGCCCCGGGCCTGAGTCCCCCCAGAGCTCCTGTTCTCTTCCAGACACCTTCCAGCAGTCCTGGGATCCCCAAATACCAggccaacctccaccctccagcaGCACACCTCAGTGTACCTCAGTGTGTCAATACACCTCCTGTCCAGCTCCTGGCTTAGgtccagggcagggctgggaaggGACTAAAGCTGTAGCCCCACGGGGACCAGCTGGGGCTTCAGAGGTCCACCCTTTCTTAGAGCCAGCTACTCCCCAGACTTCACTAGGCAGCCTGTCTGACCTCATCTAA
- the VTN gene encoding vitronectin isoform X2, producing MAPLRPLLMLALLAWVAVADQESCKGRCTEGFNADKKCQCDELCSYYQSCCTDYTAECKPQVTRGDVFTMPEDEYVVYDDGEENNATIHEQPEGSSPSPDLQAQREGNPEQATVLNPEEESPTPEVGTSKPEGVDSRPETLHPETSELPAKEELCSGKPFDAFTDLKNGSLFAFRGQYCYELDEKAVRPGYPKLIRDVWGIEGPIDAAFTRINCQGKTYLFKGSQYWRFEDGVLDPDYPRNISDGFDGIPDNVDAALALPAHSYSGRERVYFFKGKQYWEYQFQHQPSQEECEGSSLSAVFEHFAVMQRDSWEDIFELLFWGRTSAGMRQPRFISRDWHGVPEQVDAAMAGRIYVSGMAPRPSLAKKQKFRRRNRKGYRSRRGHSRGRNQNSRRPSRAMWLSLFSSEESNLGANNYDDYRMDWPVPATCEPIQSVFFFSGDKYYRVNLRTQRVDAVDPPYPRSIAQYWLGCPAPGHL from the exons ATGGCACCCCTGAGACCCCTTCTCATGCTGGCCCTGCTGGCATGGGTTGCTGTGGCTGACCAAG AGTCATGCAAGGGCCGCTGCACTGAGGGCTTCAACGCTGACAAGAAGTGCCAGTGTGATGAGCTCTGCTCTTACTACCAGAGCTGCTGCACAGACTATACGGCTGAGTGCAAGCCCCAAG TGACTCGTGGGGATGTGTTCACTATGCCAGAGGATGAGTATGTGGTCTATGATGATGGTGAGGAGAACAATGCCACCATCCATGAACAGCCAGAGGGCTCCTCCCCGAGCCCTGACCTCCAGGCCCAGCGTGAAGGGAATCCTGAGCAGGCAACTGTTCTGAACCCTGAGGAAGAATCCCCTACACCTGAGGTGGGCACCTCTAAGCCTGAGGGGGTGGACTCAAGGCCCGAGACCCTTCATCCAGAGACCTCTGAGCTCCCAGCAAAGGAGGAGCTATGCAGTGGGAAACCCTTCGACGCCTTCACCGACCTCAAGAACGGTTCCCTCTTTGCCTTCCGAG GGCAGTACTGCTATGAACTGGATGAAAAGGCAGTGAGGCCTGGGTACCCCAAGCTCATCCGAGATGTCTGGGGCATCGAGGGCCCCATTGATGCCGCCTTCACCCGCATCAACTGTCAGGGGAAGACCTACCTCTTCAAG GGTAGTCAGTACTGGCGCTTTGAGGATGGTGTCCTGGACCCTGATTACCCCCGAAATATCTCTGATGGCTTCGATGGCATCCCAGACAATGTGGACGCAGCCTTGGCCCTCCCTGCCCATAGCTACAGTGGCCGGGAGCGGGTCTACTTCTTCAAGG GGAAACAGTACTGGGAGTACCAGTTCCAGCACCAGCCCAGTCAGGAGGAGTGTGAAGGCAGCTCCCTGTCGGCTGTGTTTGAGCACTTTGCCGTGATGCAGCGGGACAGCTGGGAGGACATCTTCGAGCTTCTTTTCTGGGGCAGAACCTCTG CTGGTATGAGACAGCCCCGGTTCATCAGCCGGGATTGGCATGGTGTGCCAGAGCAAGTGGATGCAGCCATGGCTGGCCGCATCTACGTCTCAGGCATGGCACCCCGCCCCTCCTTGGCCAAGAAGCAAAAGTTTAGGCGTCGCAACCGCAAAGGCTACCGTTCACGCCGAGGCCACAGCCGTGGCCGCAACCAGAACTCCCGCCGGCCATCCCGCGCCATGTGGCTGTCCTTGTTCTCCAGTGAGGAGAGTAACTTGGGAGCCAACAACTATGATGACTACAGGATGGACTGGCCTGTGCCTGCCACCTGTGAACCCATCCAGAGTGTCTTCTTCTTCTCTGGAG ACAAGTACTACCGAGTCAACCTTCGCACACAGCGAGTGGACGCTGTGGACCCTCCCTACCCACGCTCCATCGCCCAGTACTGGCTGGGCTGCCCAGCTCCTGGCCATCTGTAG
- the VTN gene encoding vitronectin isoform X1, translated as MAPLRPLLMLALLAWVAVADQESCKGRCTEGFNADKKCQCDELCSYYQSCCTDYTAECKPQGVFRAQVGGLGCPLQLETHYHPLSAVTRGDVFTMPEDEYVVYDDGEENNATIHEQPEGSSPSPDLQAQREGNPEQATVLNPEEESPTPEVGTSKPEGVDSRPETLHPETSELPAKEELCSGKPFDAFTDLKNGSLFAFRGQYCYELDEKAVRPGYPKLIRDVWGIEGPIDAAFTRINCQGKTYLFKGSQYWRFEDGVLDPDYPRNISDGFDGIPDNVDAALALPAHSYSGRERVYFFKGKQYWEYQFQHQPSQEECEGSSLSAVFEHFAVMQRDSWEDIFELLFWGRTSAGMRQPRFISRDWHGVPEQVDAAMAGRIYVSGMAPRPSLAKKQKFRRRNRKGYRSRRGHSRGRNQNSRRPSRAMWLSLFSSEESNLGANNYDDYRMDWPVPATCEPIQSVFFFSGDKYYRVNLRTQRVDAVDPPYPRSIAQYWLGCPAPGHL; from the exons ATGGCACCCCTGAGACCCCTTCTCATGCTGGCCCTGCTGGCATGGGTTGCTGTGGCTGACCAAG AGTCATGCAAGGGCCGCTGCACTGAGGGCTTCAACGCTGACAAGAAGTGCCAGTGTGATGAGCTCTGCTCTTACTACCAGAGCTGCTGCACAGACTATACGGCTGAGTGCAAGCCCCAAGGTGTGTTCAGAGCCCAGGTGGGTGGGCTGGGGTGCCCCTTGCAGCTGGAGACTCACTACCATCCACTCTCTGCAGTGACTCGTGGGGATGTGTTCACTATGCCAGAGGATGAGTATGTGGTCTATGATGATGGTGAGGAGAACAATGCCACCATCCATGAACAGCCAGAGGGCTCCTCCCCGAGCCCTGACCTCCAGGCCCAGCGTGAAGGGAATCCTGAGCAGGCAACTGTTCTGAACCCTGAGGAAGAATCCCCTACACCTGAGGTGGGCACCTCTAAGCCTGAGGGGGTGGACTCAAGGCCCGAGACCCTTCATCCAGAGACCTCTGAGCTCCCAGCAAAGGAGGAGCTATGCAGTGGGAAACCCTTCGACGCCTTCACCGACCTCAAGAACGGTTCCCTCTTTGCCTTCCGAG GGCAGTACTGCTATGAACTGGATGAAAAGGCAGTGAGGCCTGGGTACCCCAAGCTCATCCGAGATGTCTGGGGCATCGAGGGCCCCATTGATGCCGCCTTCACCCGCATCAACTGTCAGGGGAAGACCTACCTCTTCAAG GGTAGTCAGTACTGGCGCTTTGAGGATGGTGTCCTGGACCCTGATTACCCCCGAAATATCTCTGATGGCTTCGATGGCATCCCAGACAATGTGGACGCAGCCTTGGCCCTCCCTGCCCATAGCTACAGTGGCCGGGAGCGGGTCTACTTCTTCAAGG GGAAACAGTACTGGGAGTACCAGTTCCAGCACCAGCCCAGTCAGGAGGAGTGTGAAGGCAGCTCCCTGTCGGCTGTGTTTGAGCACTTTGCCGTGATGCAGCGGGACAGCTGGGAGGACATCTTCGAGCTTCTTTTCTGGGGCAGAACCTCTG CTGGTATGAGACAGCCCCGGTTCATCAGCCGGGATTGGCATGGTGTGCCAGAGCAAGTGGATGCAGCCATGGCTGGCCGCATCTACGTCTCAGGCATGGCACCCCGCCCCTCCTTGGCCAAGAAGCAAAAGTTTAGGCGTCGCAACCGCAAAGGCTACCGTTCACGCCGAGGCCACAGCCGTGGCCGCAACCAGAACTCCCGCCGGCCATCCCGCGCCATGTGGCTGTCCTTGTTCTCCAGTGAGGAGAGTAACTTGGGAGCCAACAACTATGATGACTACAGGATGGACTGGCCTGTGCCTGCCACCTGTGAACCCATCCAGAGTGTCTTCTTCTTCTCTGGAG ACAAGTACTACCGAGTCAACCTTCGCACACAGCGAGTGGACGCTGTGGACCCTCCCTACCCACGCTCCATCGCCCAGTACTGGCTGGGCTGCCCAGCTCCTGGCCATCTGTAG